A window of the Spirochaetota bacterium genome harbors these coding sequences:
- a CDS encoding Ni/Fe hydrogenase subunit alpha, whose amino-acid sequence MGRKITIEPVTRVEGHGKVTIQLDPQGRVTDTRFHIVEFRGFERFVQGRPYWEAPVLVQRLCGICPVSHHLAAAKAMDVIVGAGTGDGLTPTAEKMRRLMHYGQMFQSHALHFFHLVSPDLLFGIDADPAIRNVIGVAIHHKDLAVQGVMMRKFGQEIIRATAGKKIHGTGAIPGGINKCLSPEERDEFIKGADPLNIRKMIEWAQGAIDFFIGYHKKNAAFIDNFAVFPSSHLSLVRRDGALDFYHGVLRAVDKDGKKILDDVDYQDYLKYIGEEVRSWSYMKFPYLRSIGKSDGWYTVGPLGRLNTCDFIPSPLAQKEFEIYKAYTKGKPNHMSMHMHWARLIELLHAGEVIQELLNDKDLLKNDLVVKGARKSEGVGLIEAPRGTLFHHYRVDENDQIAMANLIVSTTNNNEPMNRAVNYVAKEKLNGQKEITEGMLNAVEVAIRCYDPCLSCATHALGRMPLEVKLVDEQGVTLDVLRK is encoded by the coding sequence ATGGGAAGAAAAATCACGATAGAACCGGTAACACGCGTCGAGGGGCACGGCAAGGTGACCATTCAGCTCGACCCGCAGGGCCGGGTGACGGACACCCGGTTCCATATAGTGGAATTCAGGGGTTTTGAACGTTTTGTACAGGGACGGCCGTACTGGGAGGCGCCCGTGCTGGTACAGCGCCTGTGCGGTATCTGCCCGGTCAGCCATCACCTCGCCGCGGCGAAGGCGATGGACGTCATCGTAGGGGCCGGTACTGGAGACGGGCTTACCCCGACAGCGGAGAAGATGCGCAGGCTCATGCACTATGGGCAGATGTTTCAGTCGCACGCGCTACACTTCTTCCATCTTGTATCGCCCGATCTGCTCTTCGGGATTGACGCGGATCCGGCGATCCGCAACGTAATCGGGGTCGCCATCCACCACAAGGACCTCGCGGTGCAGGGCGTCATGATGCGCAAGTTCGGGCAGGAGATCATCCGCGCGACCGCCGGCAAGAAAATTCACGGTACCGGGGCGATACCGGGCGGCATCAACAAGTGCCTCAGCCCTGAAGAGAGAGATGAATTTATTAAAGGGGCTGATCCGCTCAATATCAGGAAAATGATCGAGTGGGCACAGGGAGCAATCGATTTCTTTATAGGATACCATAAAAAGAACGCGGCGTTCATCGACAATTTCGCGGTATTCCCGTCGAGCCACCTGAGCCTCGTCCGCAGGGACGGAGCGCTCGACTTTTACCACGGAGTGCTGCGGGCGGTCGACAAAGACGGGAAAAAGATCCTCGATGATGTCGACTACCAGGATTACCTCAAGTACATCGGGGAAGAGGTGCGCTCGTGGAGCTATATGAAGTTCCCGTACCTCAGGTCGATCGGGAAATCGGACGGGTGGTACACCGTCGGCCCGCTTGGCCGACTGAACACCTGCGACTTCATTCCTTCTCCGCTCGCACAGAAAGAGTTCGAGATATACAAGGCCTACACCAAGGGCAAGCCGAATCACATGTCCATGCATATGCACTGGGCGCGCTTGATCGAGCTTTTGCACGCGGGCGAGGTTATTCAGGAACTTCTTAACGATAAGGATCTGCTAAAAAACGACCTCGTCGTGAAGGGAGCCAGAAAGAGCGAGGGCGTGGGCCTCATCGAAGCGCCGCGGGGAACCCTGTTCCATCACTACAGGGTCGACGAAAACGATCAGATCGCCATGGCGAACCTCATCGTTTCGACGACGAACAACAACGAGCCCATGAACAGGGCCGTCAATTACGTCGCGAAGGAAAAACTCAACGGACAGAAAGAGATAACCGAGGGCATGCTCAACGCCGTCGAAGTGGCCATCCGGTGCTATGACCCGTGTCTTAGCTGTGCGACCCATGCGCTGGGGAGGATGCCGCTGGAGGTGAAGCTCGTCGACGAACAGGGCGTGACCCTCGACGTCTTGAGAAAATGA
- a CDS encoding NADP oxidoreductase — MSKPVVATASLAGCFGCHMSVLDIDERILTLIDLVEFNKSPIDDIKTFTKQCDIGIIEGGCCNSENVENLRLFRKHCKILIALGECAIMGGLPAMRNGIPVKECLEEAYLNCPTVDDGIIPNDDELPMILDRVYPLHEIVKIDYYLPGCPPMADLIWNALVALLEGKPLDLPYEVVKFD, encoded by the coding sequence ATGAGCAAGCCGGTTGTCGCGACGGCGTCGCTTGCCGGATGTTTTGGATGCCACATGTCGGTGCTCGACATCGACGAGCGTATACTTACCCTCATAGACCTCGTGGAGTTCAACAAGTCGCCTATCGACGATATAAAGACCTTCACGAAACAGTGCGATATCGGCATCATCGAGGGAGGATGCTGCAACAGCGAGAACGTCGAGAACCTGCGGCTTTTCCGCAAACACTGTAAAATACTGATTGCACTCGGGGAATGTGCGATCATGGGAGGGTTGCCGGCCATGCGCAACGGCATCCCGGTAAAGGAATGCCTGGAGGAGGCATATTTGAACTGTCCCACCGTGGACGACGGGATCATACCCAACGACGACGAGCTTCCGATGATCCTGGACCGGGTGTATCCCCTGCACGAGATCGTGAAGATCGACTACTACCTGCCGGGGTGCCCGCCGATGGCGGACCTCATCTGGAACGCGCTCGTGGCGCTTCTGGAGGGCAAGCCCTTAGACCTGCCTTATGAAGTCGTGAAGTTTGACTGA
- a CDS encoding 2Fe-2S iron-sulfur cluster-binding protein — protein sequence MSEIKFTIDGKECTARAGQTIVEAASSSGVYIPTLCNYDGLKPAGACRICTVSVAGRNMAACTTPVASGMMVENNTPEINDMRKSIIEMLFVEGNHMCPVCEKSGNCELQALAYRYLMLAPRFPYLWPRRSVDASIPKLYKDGNRCIQCLRCVRGITAADGRKVFGLVDRGGRVRIGHDPELAASLGEEQAKRAMELCPVGSLIRKGVGYAVPIGKRKYDGTPIGGELERA from the coding sequence ATGAGCGAGATTAAATTCACCATAGACGGAAAAGAATGCACGGCCAGGGCCGGGCAGACCATCGTCGAGGCCGCGAGTTCCAGCGGTGTATATATTCCGACGCTCTGCAATTACGACGGGCTCAAACCCGCGGGCGCCTGTAGAATATGCACGGTGAGTGTCGCCGGGAGGAACATGGCGGCCTGTACCACTCCGGTCGCCAGCGGGATGATGGTGGAAAACAATACTCCCGAGATCAACGACATGCGCAAATCAATCATCGAAATGCTGTTCGTCGAGGGCAATCACATGTGCCCGGTGTGCGAAAAGAGCGGCAACTGCGAATTGCAGGCGCTCGCCTATCGGTATCTCATGCTCGCCCCGCGCTTCCCGTATCTATGGCCCAGGCGGAGTGTTGACGCGTCGATTCCGAAGCTATACAAGGACGGCAACCGCTGTATCCAGTGTCTGCGGTGCGTCAGGGGCATTACCGCCGCCGATGGAAGAAAGGTCTTCGGCCTTGTCGATCGCGGCGGCAGGGTGCGCATCGGCCACGATCCCGAGCTCGCGGCATCGCTTGGCGAAGAACAGGCGAAGCGAGCCATGGAACTGTGTCCGGTGGGATCTCTGATCAGGAAGGGGGTGGGGTACGCGGTGCCCATCGGAAAGCGTAAATACGACGGCACGCCGATCGGCGGCGAGCTCGAACGCGCCTAG
- a CDS encoding NAD(P)H-dependent oxidoreductase subunit E: protein MGNNVSSKIKSIVDKYGGDRGRMLDIIRDVQEELRCVSDESVSEIAGMMNLSRVDVDGVVTFYHFFSKTPVGKYSVYLNNGVTAVMNGRAAVAKAFAEAAGTAFGGTTADGSIGLFDTSCIGMNDQEPAALINGIVFTRLTPDRAKSLVAGMKAGKKVAELVEEFGDGANQSDLIRSMVRNNIRRKGPVLFGDFTSGDSIKKAVAMKPVDVIEQMKISNIRGRGGAGFPTGMKWEFCGKAKAGKRYVVCNADEGEPGTFKDRVILTELPHLLFEGMAVGGYAVGAEEGILYLRAEYLYLREYLQDVLGKLREKNVLGKNAGGKSGFNFDITIKIGAGAYICGEESALIESAEGRRGEPRNRPPFPVEAGYLNQPTTVNNVETYCAAARIIIEGGEWFRKFGTNQSAGTKLLSVSGDCKKPGIYEIEFGTTVQTLLEMVEGRTAKAVQIGGPSGACVGKKDFGHRIGYEDLSTGGSVIVIGPDRDLLQIVKNFMEFFVEESCGWCVPCRAGNVLLLNKLEKVMDGHGTMADIKELESWCLTVKSMSRCGLGQTSPNPIQTTLKNFREIYEAKVRKDVDYATEFDLSRAVKASCEAAGRIPNVHEEH from the coding sequence ATGGGAAACAATGTCTCATCAAAGATCAAAAGCATCGTCGATAAATATGGCGGCGACAGGGGCCGAATGCTCGACATCATCAGGGATGTCCAGGAAGAGCTGAGATGCGTCTCCGACGAGTCCGTGTCCGAAATCGCCGGCATGATGAATCTTTCGCGGGTCGATGTGGACGGGGTGGTGACGTTTTACCATTTCTTTTCAAAGACTCCAGTCGGCAAGTATTCAGTTTATCTCAACAACGGTGTGACGGCCGTTATGAATGGCCGCGCAGCGGTAGCGAAGGCATTCGCGGAGGCGGCCGGGACGGCCTTTGGCGGCACGACCGCCGATGGGTCGATAGGCCTTTTCGATACCTCCTGTATCGGAATGAACGACCAGGAACCTGCGGCGCTGATCAACGGTATCGTGTTTACCCGGTTGACGCCGGACAGGGCGAAATCGCTCGTCGCCGGGATGAAGGCAGGCAAAAAGGTCGCGGAACTGGTTGAAGAGTTCGGCGACGGTGCGAACCAGTCGGATCTCATCAGGTCAATGGTCCGCAACAATATCCGGAGAAAGGGTCCCGTGCTGTTCGGGGATTTTACCTCCGGCGATTCGATCAAAAAAGCGGTTGCGATGAAGCCGGTGGACGTAATCGAACAGATGAAGATATCCAATATCCGGGGACGCGGCGGCGCCGGTTTCCCGACAGGGATGAAGTGGGAGTTTTGCGGCAAGGCGAAGGCCGGCAAACGCTACGTGGTATGCAATGCCGATGAGGGAGAGCCCGGGACCTTCAAGGACAGGGTGATTCTTACCGAGCTGCCGCACCTGCTGTTCGAAGGCATGGCCGTCGGAGGATATGCCGTCGGGGCGGAAGAAGGAATTCTCTATCTTCGCGCTGAGTATCTCTACCTTAGAGAGTACCTCCAGGACGTGCTCGGGAAACTCAGGGAGAAGAATGTTCTGGGAAAGAACGCCGGCGGGAAAAGCGGCTTCAATTTCGACATTACGATAAAAATAGGTGCCGGGGCCTATATATGCGGCGAGGAATCCGCGCTTATTGAGTCCGCGGAAGGCAGGCGAGGCGAGCCCCGAAACAGGCCGCCATTTCCCGTCGAGGCCGGGTATCTCAATCAACCCACCACGGTGAACAACGTGGAGACCTACTGCGCGGCCGCGCGCATCATCATCGAGGGCGGGGAATGGTTCCGCAAGTTCGGCACCAACCAGTCCGCCGGCACCAAGCTGCTGAGCGTTTCCGGCGACTGTAAAAAGCCCGGGATATACGAGATCGAGTTCGGAACGACCGTCCAGACGCTGCTCGAGATGGTGGAGGGCAGGACGGCGAAGGCGGTTCAGATCGGCGGTCCATCCGGGGCCTGCGTGGGCAAGAAGGATTTTGGGCACAGGATCGGGTACGAGGATCTCTCCACCGGCGGGTCGGTGATCGTTATCGGCCCCGACAGGGACCTGCTTCAAATCGTGAAGAACTTCATGGAATTCTTCGTCGAGGAGTCGTGCGGATGGTGCGTGCCCTGTCGGGCGGGCAACGTCCTGCTGCTCAACAAGCTGGAAAAGGTAATGGACGGCCACGGCACGATGGCCGATATAAAAGAGCTCGAGTCGTGGTGTCTGACGGTCAAGTCCATGAGCAGGTGCGGCCTGGGCCAGACATCACCCAATCCCATCCAAACGACGCTCAAGAATTTCAGGGAGATATACGAGGCGAAAGTCCGTAAGGACGTAGACTATGCGACCGAGTTCGATCTCTCCCGGGCCGTGAAGGCCTCCTGTGAAGCGGCCGGAAGAATACCAAACGTCCACGAGGAGCACTGA
- a CDS encoding aminodeoxychorismate synthase component I yields MINTMNYLGSRRIPFLFIVDYECADPVVIPLAEIDESGIIFDINGFSNSPEIYLPNRRITLVRHPVHESEYRKAFDRVIDHEKNGDTYLLNLTFPTRIEINISLREIFHRSVAKYRLLFRDRFVVFSPETFVRIEGTFISTHPMKGTIDASIPDAESVIMSDEKETAEHLTIVDMLRNDLSAVSRNVTVRRFRYIDRIMAGDSELLQVSSEITGELEPDFNRRIGNIIHSMLPAGSVTGAPKKITVDIIKSIENGPRGFYTGVFGIFDGYRLDSGVMIRFIENRDGTYFFRSGGGITVYSNPESEYAELIRKVYVPVV; encoded by the coding sequence ATGATAAACACGATGAATTATCTCGGTTCACGACGAATTCCCTTCCTGTTTATCGTCGATTATGAATGCGCCGACCCGGTGGTAATTCCCCTGGCGGAAATTGATGAGAGCGGCATTATTTTCGATATCAACGGTTTCTCCAATTCACCGGAGATATACCTGCCGAACAGACGCATCACTCTCGTCAGGCACCCCGTACATGAGAGCGAATACAGAAAAGCCTTCGATCGTGTCATCGATCATGAAAAAAACGGAGACACATATCTTCTCAATCTGACGTTCCCTACCAGAATTGAAATCAATATCTCCCTCCGGGAGATATTCCATCGGTCGGTAGCGAAATACCGGCTTCTGTTCCGAGATCGTTTCGTCGTTTTCTCTCCGGAGACCTTCGTGCGAATTGAGGGAACATTTATATCCACCCATCCCATGAAGGGGACGATCGACGCGTCGATACCGGACGCAGAGTCCGTCATCATGAGCGATGAAAAGGAGACCGCCGAACACCTCACCATAGTGGACATGCTTCGAAACGATCTTTCAGCGGTTTCCAGAAACGTCACGGTTCGTCGTTTCCGTTATATCGACAGGATAATGGCCGGCGACTCCGAGCTGCTCCAGGTGAGCTCTGAGATAACGGGCGAGCTCGAACCCGACTTCAACAGGCGCATAGGAAACATTATCCACTCCATGCTGCCCGCCGGTTCGGTGACCGGCGCTCCTAAAAAAATCACCGTCGACATCATTAAGTCTATTGAAAACGGCCCGCGCGGATTTTACACAGGGGTGTTCGGCATATTCGACGGATACCGGCTTGACAGCGGTGTCATGATACGCTTTATCGAAAATAGAGACGGGACATACTTTTTCAGAAGTGGCGGGGGCATAACCGTTTACAGTAACCCCGAAAGCGAATACGCTGAACTTATACGGAAGGTCTATGTGCCGGTTGTTTGA
- a CDS encoding aminotransferase class IV, producing the protein MNASRLALFGTHNPIDLESVVTPRIPPKAGIFKCRVVYSERIESVEIIPYVRKAVSSLKIVHADDLDYSHKYSDRNPLNLLFERRGDCDDILIIKNGFVTDTSFSNVAFLDRGRWVTPCSYILAGTRRAGLLAAGGLFRGPVRIGDIHRFSTVCLINAMLEPGEVSIDTRDIIA; encoded by the coding sequence ATGAACGCGTCGCGGCTCGCCCTTTTCGGGACGCACAATCCCATCGATCTCGAATCGGTCGTCACGCCCCGCATTCCGCCAAAAGCCGGAATATTCAAATGTCGCGTTGTTTACTCGGAAAGAATCGAGTCCGTGGAAATCATTCCGTATGTCAGAAAAGCCGTGTCGAGCCTGAAAATCGTGCACGCCGATGATCTCGATTATTCTCACAAATACAGCGACAGGAATCCCCTGAATCTCCTCTTTGAAAGGCGCGGCGATTGCGACGATATTTTAATCATCAAAAACGGGTTCGTTACTGACACATCGTTCAGCAACGTTGCGTTCCTCGATCGTGGGCGATGGGTCACCCCCTGTTCGTACATTCTGGCCGGGACCAGACGTGCCGGACTGCTGGCCGCCGGCGGTTTATTTCGCGGACCTGTCCGTATCGGCGACATCCATCGTTTTTCGACGGTCTGCCTGATAAACGCCATGCTGGAGCCCGGAGAAGTATCAATAGACACCCGCGATATCATTGCCTGA
- the ilvD gene encoding dihydroxy-acid dehydratase produces the protein MRSDLMKKGIEKAPHRSLFRAAGLTDEELARPIIGIANSANEIIPGHIHLNTIVTAVKKGILAAGGTPLEFSTIGVCDGIAMNHKGMKYSLGSRELIADSIEIMAMGHPFDGLVLVPNCDKIIPGMLIAAVRLDIPSIVISGGPMFAGRYKGRKITLSNVFEAVGKAAKKSITLEELHDIECAACPGAGSCAGLFTANSMNCLTEALGLALPYNGTIPAVMADRLRLAKESGKLILELVKKNITPRKIVTRKAIENALAVDMAIGGSSNTALHIPAISHYAGIPITLKDINPVSERTPHLCTIAPTGTHVMEDLHEAGGIPAVMSELLKHRLLHGDCLTVSGKTVAKNLRGRDILDESVIRRVKAPVHADGGLAVLTGNIAPDGCVVKQGAVDPSMLRHTGPARVFTSEEAAMKGIMGGIIKKGDVVVIIYEGPRGGPGMREMLTPTSVIAGMGLDKDVALVTDGRFSGATRGSSIGHVSPEAAAGGPIAIVRDGDIVEIDIPAKRLNVKLSDTEIQKRLAAWKAPAPNITTGYMSRYAKLVSSADRGAVFES, from the coding sequence ATGAGAAGCGATTTAATGAAAAAGGGAATCGAAAAGGCGCCGCACCGCTCTCTCTTTCGCGCGGCCGGGCTCACCGACGAGGAGCTCGCGCGCCCCATCATAGGCATAGCCAATTCGGCCAACGAGATCATACCCGGCCACATTCACCTCAATACGATCGTCACCGCCGTCAAAAAGGGCATCCTCGCCGCCGGCGGCACGCCGCTCGAGTTCTCGACCATCGGCGTGTGCGACGGCATCGCGATGAACCACAAGGGTATGAAATACTCGCTGGGTTCGCGCGAACTCATCGCCGATTCAATCGAAATAATGGCCATGGGCCATCCCTTCGACGGGCTGGTGCTGGTGCCCAACTGCGACAAGATCATCCCCGGAATGCTGATCGCGGCAGTGCGCCTCGATATCCCCTCCATCGTCATAAGCGGCGGCCCCATGTTCGCCGGCAGGTACAAGGGACGGAAGATCACGCTCTCCAACGTCTTCGAGGCGGTGGGAAAGGCCGCAAAGAAGTCAATAACCCTGGAGGAGCTCCATGATATCGAATGCGCCGCCTGTCCGGGCGCGGGCTCGTGCGCGGGGCTCTTTACCGCGAATTCCATGAATTGCCTTACCGAAGCGCTTGGACTCGCTCTTCCCTATAATGGCACCATCCCGGCCGTTATGGCCGATCGCCTGAGGCTCGCCAAGGAGAGCGGTAAGCTCATCCTCGAACTCGTCAAGAAGAACATCACCCCGCGCAAAATCGTTACACGCAAGGCTATAGAAAACGCGCTTGCGGTGGACATGGCGATCGGCGGCTCGTCGAACACGGCCCTGCACATCCCGGCCATCTCGCACTATGCCGGCATTCCCATCACCCTTAAAGACATAAATCCGGTGTCGGAGCGCACGCCGCATCTGTGCACAATCGCACCCACGGGGACGCATGTCATGGAAGACCTCCACGAGGCCGGCGGCATCCCCGCTGTGATGAGCGAGCTGTTGAAACACCGTCTTCTGCACGGAGACTGTCTCACGGTGTCTGGAAAAACTGTCGCGAAAAACCTTCGCGGCCGCGATATTCTCGACGAGTCGGTGATACGCCGCGTCAAGGCCCCGGTACACGCCGATGGCGGGCTCGCCGTGCTCACCGGCAACATCGCTCCCGACGGCTGCGTCGTCAAGCAGGGCGCGGTCGACCCGTCCATGCTCAGACACACCGGGCCCGCGAGGGTCTTCACCTCCGAGGAGGCGGCGATGAAGGGCATCATGGGCGGCATAATCAAAAAAGGTGACGTGGTGGTCATCATCTATGAGGGGCCCAGGGGCGGCCCCGGCATGCGCGAGATGCTCACGCCCACCTCGGTGATAGCGGGAATGGGCCTCGACAAGGACGTGGCGCTCGTCACCGACGGACGCTTCTCGGGCGCGACGCGCGGCTCGTCCATCGGGCACGTTTCGCCCGAGGCGGCTGCCGGTGGACCGATAGCGATCGTGCGGGACGGCGACATCGTGGAGATCGACATCCCGGCCAAGCGGCTCAACGTGAAGCTTTCCGACACGGAGATCCAAAAGCGCCTCGCCGCGTGGAAGGCGCCCGCGCCGAACATCACCACCGGTTACATGAGCCGGTACGCGAAACTGGTATCCTCGGCGGACAGGGGAGCGGTGTTTGAGAGTTGA
- a CDS encoding 2-dehydropantoate 2-reductase: MKAGIVGGGAVGSLFAAFFHSAEVEFTLYEKDPVLARAMAGGLTVNMPDGEISFRPDIASIPAIVAGCDIVFIFVKSYSTDDAMRDITPVLKDSTLVVTLQNGIGNREIVERHLPAERVVCGSLTIGATRIDATTVSYGGTGSVVIGGSDPGAVGAVQALLELAGVPVETQGRPDEVIWRKAVINAAINPIGALLEIPNGGILESPDALVLQEAVVDECAAVAASRGIAIDARELNEATRDVCRKTAANLCSMLQDLRAGRRTEIDSINGAMARFGREAGIAAPYNEALFRLVRARERLGRP; this comes from the coding sequence ATGAAGGCGGGCATTGTCGGCGGCGGGGCGGTCGGTTCGCTCTTTGCAGCGTTCTTTCATTCCGCTGAAGTCGAGTTTACACTTTACGAAAAGGACCCGGTCCTTGCGCGCGCCATGGCCGGAGGCCTTACCGTAAACATGCCCGATGGTGAAATATCATTCCGCCCCGATATCGCATCAATCCCGGCAATCGTCGCCGGGTGCGACATCGTCTTCATCTTCGTGAAGAGCTACTCGACGGACGACGCGATGCGGGATATCACTCCCGTGCTTAAAGACTCAACACTGGTCGTTACCCTGCAGAACGGTATAGGCAACCGCGAGATTGTCGAACGCCATCTCCCGGCTGAACGCGTCGTCTGCGGATCGTTGACCATCGGCGCCACGCGCATCGACGCCACCACGGTGTCCTACGGCGGGACCGGCAGCGTCGTAATCGGCGGATCGGACCCCGGCGCCGTCGGGGCCGTCCAAGCGCTTCTTGAGCTCGCCGGCGTCCCCGTTGAAACGCAGGGCCGTCCCGATGAGGTAATCTGGCGCAAGGCCGTAATCAACGCGGCTATCAACCCCATCGGCGCGCTTCTGGAAATCCCCAACGGCGGGATACTCGAAAGCCCCGACGCGTTGGTTTTACAGGAGGCCGTGGTGGACGAATGCGCGGCCGTAGCCGCGTCCAGGGGGATCGCGATCGACGCGCGCGAGTTGAACGAAGCGACGCGCGACGTATGCCGGAAGACCGCGGCGAACCTGTGCTCGATGCTGCAGGACCTCCGCGCCGGAAGGCGCACCGAGATCGACAGCATCAACGGCGCCATGGCGCGCTTCGGCCGCGAGGCGGGGATCGCGGCGCCGTATAACGAAGCGCTCTTCCGGCTTGTCAGGGCGAGGGAGCGCCTGGGCCGCCCCTGA
- a CDS encoding FAD-dependent oxidoreductase, protein MAKTIIVGAGINGLLLGALLAHDGDEVVVFEKSRRVGGRAFLLKKGGFSVDYGIHLTRFGPKSAVAAILRRIGHVVRFRKLGASYVHDGGMMKLFPTSPGGIFKSDLFTFREKLQILGLLVAIKRGRYDELMGVSLGEWMKANGVGGGIRTYFELVSASVMVCPFVEKTSAGEMFRNLRKVLSTGHSAEYPIGGWEPIHDALLETIGRSGGIVTGAKVEAVVFSGRKAVGVKVGGKIHRADRVVINAPVQQAIPLFPAKLLAPGYAALCKKLVPTSGVFVDAALDSVVSQLSGLFYTIKPAAYGCITSNLSPGIAPEGKQLLTMFYPTSLGDMRDRAVIAKRKKELWAAVRRCLPGIEKHLLWKRECALAMIDGVQVNVDQTEDKRPGVRVPGLEGVFLVGDSVAAPGAGGDVGNESVLLAFREITGKSV, encoded by the coding sequence ATGGCTAAAACGATCATCGTGGGCGCGGGGATCAACGGCCTTTTACTGGGGGCGCTCCTTGCGCACGATGGCGACGAGGTGGTCGTCTTCGAAAAAAGCCGTCGCGTGGGAGGACGGGCCTTTCTGCTCAAAAAGGGCGGATTCTCCGTCGATTACGGCATTCACCTCACGCGCTTCGGCCCGAAAAGCGCCGTGGCGGCGATACTGCGTCGGATAGGGCACGTTGTACGCTTCAGGAAGCTCGGCGCTTCATACGTTCACGACGGGGGGATGATGAAGCTCTTTCCGACCAGTCCCGGCGGCATATTCAAAAGCGATCTTTTCACCTTCCGGGAGAAGCTGCAAATACTGGGGCTTCTCGTCGCAATCAAGCGCGGACGCTACGATGAACTTATGGGCGTCTCGCTCGGCGAATGGATGAAGGCGAACGGGGTAGGCGGCGGCATACGCACCTACTTCGAGCTTGTCAGCGCATCGGTGATGGTGTGTCCGTTTGTCGAGAAGACCTCGGCGGGCGAGATGTTCAGAAACCTGCGCAAGGTACTTTCCACCGGCCATTCGGCGGAATACCCGATCGGCGGCTGGGAACCGATTCACGACGCGCTTCTGGAAACCATCGGGCGCAGCGGCGGGATTGTCACGGGAGCGAAGGTGGAGGCAGTGGTGTTCTCCGGGAGGAAAGCGGTCGGCGTGAAGGTTGGCGGAAAGATCCATCGCGCCGATCGTGTCGTCATCAACGCGCCTGTCCAGCAGGCGATTCCCCTATTCCCGGCAAAACTGCTCGCTCCGGGATACGCCGCGCTATGCAAAAAGCTCGTTCCCACCTCGGGCGTGTTCGTGGACGCGGCGCTGGATTCGGTCGTTTCGCAACTCTCCGGCCTCTTTTACACCATAAAGCCCGCTGCGTACGGATGCATCACGTCCAATCTTTCACCGGGGATAGCCCCGGAAGGAAAACAGCTTCTCACCATGTTCTATCCGACTTCGCTCGGGGACATGCGCGACAGGGCCGTCATCGCAAAACGAAAAAAGGAGCTGTGGGCGGCGGTGCGCCGCTGCCTGCCGGGAATCGAGAAACACCTGCTCTGGAAGCGCGAGTGCGCGCTCGCCATGATCGACGGCGTGCAGGTCAACGTGGACCAGACCGAGGACAAACGACCCGGCGTGCGTGTTCCGGGCCTTGAGGGAGTGTTCCTGGTGGGGGATTCGGTCGCGGCGCCCGGTGCCGGCGGCGATGTGGGGAACGAATCGGTGCTGTTGGCCTTTCGCGAGATTACGGGTAAAAGCGTGTAG
- a CDS encoding enoyl-CoA hydratase-related protein yields the protein MSTDKKYCSYTVDERGVALMVVDNPPMNTLSQSVLTDIKDAVTRANADPAVRAVVFTGEGRAFIAGADINEFVPKNTKKDGAGHLENGQEMTSLIENSDKPYIAAINGYCLGGGMETALACHIRLTDETAQIGLPEIKLGIIPGYGGTQRSARLIGRGRALELILSGNFISGRQAELYGIVNRAVPQGQVVEEAKKLAAAIAARSRCAVKNAMRAVSEGPGMEFAGAMTLERELFGELCETADKKEGIAAFLEKREAKFTDR from the coding sequence ATGAGCACGGACAAAAAATACTGCTCGTATACAGTCGACGAGCGCGGCGTTGCGCTGATGGTGGTGGACAACCCGCCCATGAATACGCTTTCACAGAGCGTGCTTACCGATATAAAAGACGCCGTTACCCGCGCTAACGCGGACCCGGCGGTCCGCGCGGTCGTCTTCACCGGCGAAGGCAGGGCCTTCATCGCCGGTGCCGACATTAACGAATTCGTCCCCAAAAATACGAAGAAGGACGGTGCCGGCCATCTCGAGAACGGCCAGGAAATGACCAGCCTCATCGAGAACTCCGACAAGCCCTACATAGCGGCCATCAACGGCTACTGCCTCGGGGGCGGGATGGAAACGGCGCTCGCCTGCCACATACGCCTGACCGACGAGACGGCGCAGATCGGCCTGCCCGAAATAAAGCTCGGCATCATCCCCGGCTATGGGGGCACACAGCGATCGGCCAGGCTGATCGGCCGTGGTCGCGCGCTCGAGCTCATCCTGTCGGGAAACTTCATCTCGGGCAGGCAGGCCGAGCTTTACGGCATCGTGAACCGGGCCGTGCCGCAGGGACAGGTTGTGGAGGAGGCGAAGAAACTGGCCGCGGCGATCGCCGCGAGGAGCCGCTGCGCGGTTAAAAACGCCATGCGCGCGGTAAGCGAAGGACCGGGGATGGAGTTTGCCGGGGCCATGACATTGGAGCGCGAGCTCTTCGGCGAACTCTGCGAAACGGCGGACAAGAAGGAAGGCATCGCCGCGTTCCTGGAAAAGCGCGAGGCGAAATTCACGGACCGCTGA